The genomic DNA CACCTTGAAGTTGCGTCTCATAATGATGAATGACTCCCGCCCCAAGGGTTCCGCATGCAGCATCCAAACCTCCAGCAACTACAGGCGTCCCCGCTTTTAGCCCAGTGATTTGAGCTGCCTGACTCGTTACAGTACCAATCACTTCATGACTTTGATAAATATCCGGGAATTTCTCCAGAGGAATCCCAAACTGGTTGGCCATCTCTACATCGTATTGAAATGTCACCGGATTATAAAAGTGTAATCCATAATTTTGGCTACGATCAGATGACATATTCCCTGTCAATTTCATACCTATAAAACTATTACTTTGAAGAAATTTATACGTACGCTTAAATAATTCAGGCTTATGCTTCTTAAACCATAAAATCTTCGGTGTTGAATACGTCGGGGATAAGGAATTACCCGATACCTTGAATATCTCTTCTTCAGTAATTGATTCGGCAATTGTAGAAACAATGTCAGTCGCCCGTGTATCCAACCAAATTGGTGTATTATGCAAACAATTACCTTCCTCGTCTACTGGTATTGCCGCCCACCCTTGCCCAGTAACCCCTATCGCCACTATCTGATCACCTGATAATTGTTCACTGTCCAAACACTGGTTGATAGATTGGCAAACTTCCGTCCACCATTCTTCAGGATTCTGTTCTGCCCAGCCTGATTCGGGATAATACGTTGGATAATGTGAAGAACTTTGTGCCACCACTTCTCCATCTGCCTTGAATATGGCAACTTTGCATGATGACGTTCCAATATCGATTCCTAATAATAATTTTTCCATACTTCAACCTCTAATCAATGAAATGTAAATGCTTGTCCATTACTGCCACAAGTAATCA from Sporosarcina sp. FSL K6-1522 includes the following:
- a CDS encoding FGGY-family carbohydrate kinase, translating into MEKLLLGIDIGTSSCKVAIFKADGEVVAQSSSHYPTYYPESGWAEQNPEEWWTEVCQSINQCLDSEQLSGDQIVAIGVTGQGWAAIPVDEEGNCLHNTPIWLDTRATDIVSTIAESITEEEIFKVSGNSLSPTYSTPKILWFKKHKPELFKRTYKFLQSNSFIGMKLTGNMSSDRSQNYGLHFYNPVTFQYDVEMANQFGIPLEKFPDIYQSHEVIGTVTSQAAQITGLKAGTPVVAGGLDAACGTLGAGVIHHYETQLQGGQAGGVSICLDRPRTHPQLIFSPHVIPNRWLLQGGTVGGGGALRWFREEFGESLSFDELTSLAEEIPEGSDGVVFLPYLAGERSPIWNPKAKAMFYGLSFKETKGHAVRAVLEGVVFSVFHNLLTAKEAGVDIEKLDIRAMGGAANSELWIQIYSDITGCQIKVPSSDTATTLGAAILAGVGVGVYKDFDEAIDQTVQITRQHAPDLNRRKNYESSLAIYLKLSSMMNKEMFIG